The following coding sequences lie in one Saccharomyces mikatae IFO 1815 strain IFO1815 genome assembly, chromosome: 10 genomic window:
- the NCE101 gene encoding Nce101p (similar to Saccharomyces cerevisiae NCE101 (YJL205C); ancestral locus Anc_1.129), with translation MVQHAPFLLGKFSDPFLAVMVGCISYYVYERKMGRPQGHHLHELMKKRWDAHKR, from the exons ATGGTTCAACACGCTCCATTTCTACTAGGAAA GTTTTCTGATCCATTCTTGGCAGTTATGGTAGGCTGTATCAGCTACTATGTGTACGAAAGAAAGATGGGACGTCCACAAGGTCATCATTTACACGAACTCATGAAGAAACGGTGGGACGCCCACAAACGATAG
- the LAA1 gene encoding AP-1 complex accessory protein LAA1 (similar to Saccharomyces cerevisiae LAA1 (YJL207C); ancestral locus Anc_1.127) — MANQSLKKVIETSSENGHDLLSWITTKLEKLISIKDTSETELQEVKNIHAQLDEFIRYTTALENTNDLELHSVFISLSQLYTMSIWRLKDEYSGVVFDSAAFLTNVLCEEDVSIDDGENDPNYKKKKKKSATRKKKYVYTPAKDIACTVLVQLFENFGGNISSLVPLLFNVIFKNLKKIMEKNKYHHATFMTTLLQLFNAILRNSNNDDKILDSTTYTKFSKLSKAVFDSISTDEKDFSVNFVSVLIECWTAHFKQTAFIREHSHDILETIYSRFTEGEIGVYGFANDTTRIFTAKTLAEVLFDYYFSKKIITLQEIWSIYVRIFLNCGTRDVESGCFESIIHLINLNLLADDAFLSNSNYLDIVLSLSRVFSNYEVNNRSMNTLSRYLRYFQQMHKIILPHLSDTSKTQVLYHLLGCSGSYQGSSKDDSANCIKYSIDAKPETQWTTLLQLDLTHFLIEDLSSTFATEERTVKEIRDKLVELATCEIFTIRVHTVEILKTFLNNCPEYLSETIENSLHALSSDFKSTDKFVFYKNHGHAFIIANLIKDAESDYISYDLIMRITVFSTSFIKNNTTSTSSNLYFKGLLCWILLIGLMNYKDEQYLKLQIPQLFLFWKVLLTHTYTYHDEDELYKNLEIRNHALTCLLTYLSNTQIDKDMAKQVSYLLTKCSNFNHSIDLKSKNIDNALLHNENRILQVYLKLEKYINSDFNSSLLILIVKNFSDPNLYTDSSTSILSSLKDIRNRKVGKKDDIENDAVLESSINTLLRQNNGFAYGLSSKITGECIANLSMSTTYRFNEPISGSWPSKNYNWYNAFELEVTKPISPILSLDSLILLYGSGSYSKIDCYAPQVTTSLIDSSMELFSSVFPFLNSKIQYSVMETLNLSMFSKMTTPLRSVAIAANVFSALHSALRIMQEKNLELDYSVGQLIIESIKKVQFFNDTFLTKIKADCVGLVTAAIARTFNDEEKQRFLAEQSRIFIKNVADMDEPYLRMFHVLSLATIFKYNSQYANFEASFDVIFALMKDPHPVVHSWSLKAMHVLLEKHLVIDLKTAAALLSSMEELLMNDKYGVYGHSTLRCNYNREFNSHVAIGEISRTLTETVGPNFLELNAKVLDSFRNITLSLLISNNILNSISSIKMFENLAAFKMKNILNYRIFISSSKSIIKSSIVTGIGSSYFDTTFTGSNELISRTSSLKSAFENFDLFTLLYRLQMEDFFMKEMENLSWRYLALFPSSRSVQDYFTEWILHTLRKDKHWFDKLYSIFHMSLGRLFQSYYRDVSVLLELNGLKKSSEKEIKGEEEESIANVNQLADTNVNDLGSENLQWKSRQIILNLILMLCLESEKCDNLLLALSSKIADLIKISFLGSTVRNEGMKLTGLHLLNFVLRNYSSMRDPQIPESSILEQQEAQITSALMPAFSKGSSPTVMSFAITVAAEVLASNIMPPKELGRISQLLIDLLGSFKDSTSGIRIGEATVVTPKAKKKIELAVLDAWAEIVQRSITSSNEALVSFTRKYWSILVPLWIISLREYMMIKYNGNDCAVQLRNQSKEDDLLELRSTKIELYEPVWLNFVEALGCTLDSDVSIFLASLNGEELEYFLFILFCQCLEAIVKNIDDHSVKMQVLPALHNVLKSNLCIKSIFEDDIITEVVGIMDRLISTGDSHEEFILVDIISDLIIGYSKCNSTPETFLQDIDKLYELLRLLMMIISERLPFIKYNVLSSEEMNSESKISPTDINLLKKTFIAFESNISNFDNLFKLDLYSCLLFIIGKIYECNDREVIVPIILPLFKALVKALTESQDEKSTSLLEIFYGSIKDVIYHKLSLNNKVATILILLSNGYTKLSCQELGDCADVLSKGLDDATTRPIALQGFKRIISNVFKYPLLQYLMKLVVKGFFQDIQANESSSLADIKVKLIVQFTEEVIKQDNSKASLSIALCLSFFSVYHSAYVDKVDDEIASHIMTLAKLDKDSFKDAITNILNPQQKAIVGSVMKAYVKAESLGSVEEAFQLKSFD, encoded by the coding sequence ATGGCAAACCAATCCCTCAAAAAAGTAATAGAAACTTCATCCGAGAATGGGCACGATTTGTTATCTTGGATAACCACCAAATTAGAAAAGCTCATATCTATAAAGGACACTAGTGAGACTGAATTACAGGAGGTAAAAAACATACACGCTCAATTAGATGAGTTTATAAGATATACCACTGCACTCGAAAATACAAATGATTTGGAGCTCCATTCAGTGTTTATCAGTTTGTCTCAACTCTATACGATGTCCATATGGCGCTTAAAGGACGAATACTCTGGTGTAGTTTTTGATTCTGCTGCATTTTTAACTAATGTGTTGTGCGAAGAAGATGTCTCGATTGATGATGGGGAAAACGACCCTaattacaagaaaaaaaagaagaaatcagccactagaaagaaaaagtacGTATATACACCAGCAAAGGATATTGCATGTACCGTACTTGTCCAATTATTCGAGAATTTTGGTGGtaacatttcttctttagttCCGTTGCTATTCAACgtaattttcaaaaacctgaaaaaaattatggaaaaaaacaagtatCACCATGCTACCTTCATGACAACccttcttcaactttttaATGCGATTCTGAGGAATTCTAACAATGACGATAAAATTTTGGATTCGACCACATATACCAAATTTTCGAAATTATCCAAAGCCGTCTTCGACAGCATTTCTACTGATGAGAAAGATTTCTCGGTTAATTTTGTATCTGTACTAATAGAATGTTGGACTGCCCACTTCAAACAAACTGCTTTTATTCGAGAACATTCCCATGATATTTTGGAAACGATATATTCTCGATTTACGGAAGGTGAGATAGGTGTTTATGGTTTTGCGAATGATACAACTCGTATCTTCACTGCAAAGACATTAGCTGAGGttttatttgattattacttttcaaaaaaaattatcacCTTACAAGAAATATGGTCTATTTATGTTAGAATCTTCCTAAACTGCGGTACGCGAGATGTGGAAAGTGGTTGCTTTGAATCTATTATCCATTTAATTAACTTGAATTTATTAGCTGACGATGCTTTCTTGAGTAACTCCAACTATTTAGATATAGTACTATCTTTAAGCCGCGTCTTCAGTAACTATGAAGTGAATAATAGAAGCATGAATACATTATCAAGATACTTGAGATACTTCCAACAAATGCATAAGATAATACTTCCCCATTTGAGTGACACTTCAAAAACCCAAGTGTTGTATCATCTTCTAGGTTGTTCAGGGTCTTATCAAGGCTCTTCTAAAGATGATTCAGCTAACTGTATAAAGTATAGTATCGATGCTAAGCCCGAAACACAGTGGACTacattattacaacttgaCTTGACgcattttttaatagagGATTTAAGTTCTACGTTTGCCACCGAAGAACGTACTGTTAAGGAAATTAGAGATAAATTAGTTGAATTAGCCACGTGTGAAATCTTCACAATACGTGTTCACACAGTGGAGATTTTGAAGACTTTCTTGAATAATTGTCCAGAATATCTTTCGGAAACCATTGAAAACTCTCTACATGCTTTGTCTTCCGATTTTAAATCCACAGAtaaatttgttttttataaaaatcATGGGCATGCTTTTATTATAGCGAACCTAATTAAAGATGCTGAGAGTGACTATATTTCCTATGATTTAATCATGAGAATTACAGTTTTTTCCACATCattcattaaaaataatactacGTCCACCTCTTCTAACTTATACTTCAAAGGTCTTTTGTGCTGGATATTATTAATAGGACTGATGAATTACAAAGATGAACAGTATTTAAAACTACAGATTCCtcaattatttcttttctggaAAGTCCTATTAACGCATACTTACACATACCACGACGAAGATGAACTGTACAAAAATCTAGAGATCCGAAACCATGCTTTGACCTGTTTATTGACGTATTTAAGTAATACGCAAATTGATAAAGACATGGCCAAGCAAGTATCGTATTTATTGACTAAGTGCTCCAATTTCAACCATTCTATtgatttgaaatcaaaaaacaTTGATAATGCATTATTGCATAATGAGAACAGAATTTTACAAGTTTACCTCAAGCtggaaaaatacataaataGCGATTTTAATAGTTCTTTACTAATATTAATCGTAAAGAACTTTTCAGATCCAAATCTTTATACAGATTCGAGCACTTCCATTCTGAGCAGCCTAAAAGATATCCGTAACAGAAAAGTAGGTAAAAAGGACgacattgaaaatgatgcGGTGTTAGAATCGTCAATTAATACTTTACTCCGTCAAAACAACGGGTTTGCATATGGCCTCTCAAGCAAGATAACTGGGGAATGTATTGCGAATTTATCGATGTCCACTACTTATAGATTCAATGAACCAATAAGTGGAAGTTGGCCATCCAAGAATTATAATTGGTACAATGCTTTTGAGCTAGAAGTGACAAAGCCGATTTCTCCTATTTTATCATTGGATTCATTAATTCTTCTATATGGATCTGGGTCTTATTCAAAAATCGATTGTTATGCACCTCAAGTAACTACATCTCTGATTGACTCTTCCATGGAGCTTTTTTCATCTGTATTCCCCTTTCTGAATAGTAAAATACAGTACTCGGTAATGGAAACTTTGAATTTATCTATGTTTTCTAAGATGACTACGCCATTAAGAAGTGTGGCAATTGCTGCCAACGTTTTTAGTGCTCTGCATAGTGCCCTACGCATAAtgcaagagaaaaatttagagTTGGACTATTCAGTAGGGCAATTAATTATTGAATCGATAAAAAAGGTTCAGTTTTTTAATGACACTTTTTTGACAAAGATCAAGGCAGACTGTGTAGGATTAGTTACAGCCGCTATCGCAAGAACATTTAACGATGAGGAAAAACAAAGGTTCCTTGCAGAGCAGTCAAGAATTTTCATTAAGAATGTCGCCGATATGGATGAACCATACTTGCGGATGTTTCATGTCCTTTCACTGGCCACAATCTTCAAATATAACTCACAATATGCTAACTTTGAAGCATCCTTTGACGTCATTTTTGCATTGATGAAGGATCCCCATCCGGTTGTTCATTCATGGTCATTAAAGGCAATGCATGTTCTCCTTGAAAAGCACTTAGTGattgatttgaaaacagCAGCTGCGCTATTAAGCTCCATGGAAGAATTGTTAATGAACGATAAGTATGGTGTCTATGGACACTCCACTCTTCGTTGTAACTATAATAGGGAGTTCAATTCTCACGTAGCAATTGGTGAAATTTCAAGGACATTGACGGAAACTGTGGGGCCGAATTTTCTCGAACTTAATGCTAAGGTTCTTGATTCATTCAGGAATATAACTCTCTCTTTGTTAATTTCCAATAATATTCTCAACAGCATATCCAGCATCAAAATGTTTGAAAACTTAGCTGCTtttaaaatgaaaaatattttgaactACAGAATCTttatatcttcttctaaGAGTATAATTAAAAGCTCAATTGTCACAGGAATAGGGTCATCATATTTTGATACTACGTTTACGGGGTCAAATGAACTTATTTCGCGCACTTCAAGTTTGAAAAGtgcttttgaaaactttgacTTATTCACGTTGTTGTACAGATTACAGatggaagatttttttatgaaagaaatggaaaatctGAGCTGGAGGTATCTAGCCCTTTTCCCCAGTTCCCGCTCGGTTCAGGATTACTTTACTGAATGGATTCTGCATACTCTCAGAAAAGACAAACATTGGTTTGATAAATTATACTCAATTTTCCATATGAGTTTAGGAAGACTGTTCCAAAGCTATTACAGAGATGTGTCAGTTTTATTAGAGCTAAACGGtctaaaaaaatcttcagaaaaagaaataaaaggcGAAGAAGAGGAATCTATAGCGAATGTGAACCAGTTAGCGGACACGAATGTCAACGATCTTGGTTCTGAAAACCTTCAGTGGAAGAGTAGACAgattattttgaatttgatattAATGTTGTGTTTAGAATCCGAAAAATGTGATAATCTGCTTCTTGCTCTCAGTAGCAAAATTGCGGATCTcattaaaatatcattCCTTGGGTCCACAGTGAGGAATGAGGGCATGAAACTAACAGGACTacatcttttgaattttgttCTTCGGAACTACTCGTCCATGAGGGATCCTCAGATTCCTGAATCGTCGATTTTAGAGCAACAAGAGGCGCAAATAACTAGTGCATTGATGCCTGCATTTAGTAAGGGAAGCTCACCTACCGTAATGTCTTTTGCTATCACCGTTGCTGCTGAAGTGTTGGCATCTAATATCATGCCACCAAAGGAATTAGGAAGAATCTCACAATTACTAATCGATCTTCTTGGTAGCTTCAAAGATTCTACGTCCGGTATACGGATAGGTGAGGCTACCGTTGTTACGCCTAAggcgaaaaaaaaaattgaacttGCCGTTTTGGACGCATGGGCTGAGATTGTACAAAGATCCATTACCTCATCAAATGAAGCACTTGTCTCTTTCACGAGAAAGTATTGGAGCATTTTAGTTCCATTATGGATAATTTCTCTACGTGAGTATatgatgataaaatatAACGGCAATGACTGTGCAGTGCAATTAAGGAATcaatcaaaagaagatgacCTTTTGGAACTAAGAAGtacaaaaattgaattaTATGAACCAGTCTGGTTAAACTTTGTAGAGGCACTTGGATGCACGCTTGATTCAGATGttagcatttttttggcATCTCTCAATGGTGAGGAATTggaatattttctctttattttgttttgccAATGCTTGGAGGCAATCGTCAAGAATATTGATGATCATTCAGTTAAGATGCAGGTTTTACCTGCTTTGCACAACGTTTTGAAAAGTAACCTCTGCATAAAGAGCAtatttgaagatgatattATCACTGAAGTTGTTGGAATTATGGATAGATTGATCTCTACAGGTGACAGCCATGAAGAATTTATACTCGTTGATATTATCAGTGACTTGATCATTGGCTATTCAAAGTGCAATTCAACACCAGAAACATTTTTACAAGATATCGACAAACTATATGAATTGTTGCGACTACTGATGATGATTATATCGGAGAGGTTGCCATTTATCAAGTACAATGTGTTAAGCAGCGAAGAAATGAATAGTGAATCAAAAATCTCCCCAACTGATATCAATTTactgaagaaaacattTATTGCGTTTGAGTCGAATATTAGCAACTTCGATAATCTGTTTAAATTAGATCTTTATTCCTGTCTTCTATTTATCATAGGGAAAATTTATGAGTGCAATGATCGCGAAGTAATAGTTCCAATCATACTTCCACTTTTCAAAGCATTAGTAAAGGCACTTACGGAGTCCCAAGATGAGAAAAGTACTTCACTTCTGGAAATATTTTACGGATCAATCAAAGATGTGATCTATCATAAGTTGAGTTTAAATAACAAGGTGGCCACCATTTTGATTTTACTATCTAATGGATACACCAAGTTAAGTTGCCAAGAACTGGGTGACTGCGCAGATGTCCTTTCAAAAGGATTAGATGATGCCACTACACGGCCCATTGCCTTACAAGGttttaaaagaataatatcaaatgTTTTTAAATACCCACTGTTACAGTACTTAATGAAGTTAGTCGTAAAAGGATTTTTCCAGGATATCCAAGCAAACGAATCTTCATCGTTAGCAGATATTAAAGTAAAGTTAATAGTTCAATTTACGGAGGAGGTTATCAAACAAGATAATTCAAAGGCATCATTGTCAATTGCTTTATGTttgtctttcttttccGTATATCATAGTGCCTATGTGGACAAAGTGGACGACGAAATTGCGAGCCACATAATGACTTTGGCCAAGTTGGACAAAGATTCTTTCAAGGATGCTATTACGAATATTCTAAATCCTCAACAAAAAGCGATTGTAGGTTCCGTAATGAAGGCATATGTTAAAGCAGAATCTTTGGGGTCTGTCGAAGAAGCTTTTCAATTAAAATCTTTTGACTAA
- the SMKI10G0170 gene encoding uncharacterized protein (similar to Saccharomyces cerevisiae YJL206C; ancestral locus Anc_1.128) → MSINKENFIQYMTLKGSEKSSSCAMKKFKGKKSKILVLSRDAGTNELKPTRGRAHRACVACRKRKVRCSGQTPCRLCQNNSFECKYDRPPRNSSVFDREVSDDSSSYPQSIPHQEGEDKRSSTCTINYKNIVETIFPPEILHQIVTSPSFNNQFFLDTIKTYLLQGQLNVNHVIRQSLPKDAPWHMKTSVPLPPREIALKFIQKTWDCACVLFRFYHRPTIISILDSIYEAEKLGKKYTPEQVKTQPLIYSVLAVGALFSKEDLSKDSRATREFYTDEGYRYFLEAKKSLDFSNITDIYSIQAIFMMTIFLQCSANLKACYSFIGIALRAALKDGLHRKSSIVGPTPIEDETKKRLFWSVYKLDLYMNCILGFPSGIDESDIDQEFPLDVDDENISTTGIKFQDWRTISSCGMNNKHTKLILIMSRIYKLMYSLRRKPLEEDSRLQIVSLNDQLDDWYTQLPDTLKVDTIRYHQPQPPLSICTNDRNSSYSKPKKLLYLDFLLSKIVLYKPFYHYISINPLDVPEFQFQIHMAENCIEVAKKVIQLSYDMITQNLLSGSYWFSIHTIFFSVACLKFYVYQTERGLIRNGKVDSDIYNATQLGSEILSLLRGASNASKRTFEVLNQLFKEFNEKTAVLSEQLSNMVKLQRQESSGTLTSQLQPNNSFTKCQGELQHRQQLQQHQSPVTSLRSILNLPQGETHLNFQRSNSEAHTASTAQEEYLDRLLAEFEEFDYSINRALPDVIDFSALIGQEYVASNQAFASGYGSDPTAS, encoded by the coding sequence ATGAGtataaataaagaaaattttattcaaTACATGACTTTAAAAGGATCTGAGAAGTCAAGTTCATGTgcaatgaagaaatttaaAGGTAAAAAGTCAAAGATATTAGTTCTATCGAGGGATGCTGGTACTAATGAACTCAAGCCAACGAGGGGGAGAGCCCATCGAGCTTGTGTGGCTTgcagaaagagaaaagtaCGGTGCAGTGGACAGACGCCATGTAGGCTTTGTCAGAATAATAGTTTCGAGTGCAAATATGATCGGCCTCCACGAAATTCATCAGTTTTTGATAGGGAAGTAAGCGATGATAGCTCCTCGTATCCACAGTCAATTCCTCATCAAGAGGGTGAAGATAAAAGGAGCTCTACATGTACCATTAATTACAAGAATATTGTGGAAACGATATTTCCGCCGGAGATACTTCATCAAATAGTCACTTCTCCTTCCTTTAAcaaccaattttttttagatacTATTAAGACCTATCTGCTTCAAGGGCAATTGAATGTTAACCATGTAATACGTCAGAGTTTACCGAAGGATGCACCCTGGCATATGAAAACAAGCGTTCCGCTACCACCCAGAGAGATTGCCCTGAAATTTATCCAAAAGACCTGGGACTGTGCCTGCGTGCTATTCAGATTTTACCATAGACCTACCATCATTTCAATTCTAGACTCGATATATGAAGCAGAAAAACTTgggaaaaaatatactcCAGAACAGGTAAAAACGCAACCTTTGATTTATTCTGTTTTAGCAGTTGGCGCCCTTTTCTCTAAAGAAGATCTGAGCAAAGATAGTAGAGCAACTAGGGAATTTTACACGGATGAAGGCTACAGATACTTTTTAGAAGCCAAGAAATCTTTGGATTTTTCTAACATTACTGACATATATTCCATTCAAGCTATATTTATGATGACAATATTTTTGCAATGTTCAGCAAATTTGAAGGCTTGCTATTCGTTCATTGGTATTGCTCTTCGTGCTGCATTGAAGGACGGTTTGCATAGAAAATCTTCCATAGTGGGTCCTACTCCGATTGAGGATGAGACGAAGAAAAGACTCTTCTGGTCTGTGTATAAACTTGATTTGTACATGAATTGTATTCTTGGTTTCCCTAGCGGTATCGATGAATCTGATATCGATCAAGAGTTCCCTCTGGATGTTGATGATGAGAATATTTCTACTACGGGcataaaatttcaagattgGCGGACGATAAGTTCTTGTGGGATGAACAATAAACATACAAAACTTATCTTAATTATGTCTCGGATTTACAAATTGATGTACTCTTTGAGAAGAAAGCCATTAGAAGAGGATTCAAGGTTACAGATTGTATCATTGAATGATCAATTAGATGATTGGTATACTCAACTTCCTGATACTCTGAAGGTTGATACAATACGCTATCATCAGCCACAACCGCCGCTAAGTATTTGTACAAATGATAGAAATTCTTCATACAgcaaaccaaaaaaattattatatCTGGACTTTCTTTTATCCAAAATTGTGCTCTACAAACCCTTTTACCACTATATTTCCATAAACCCATTAGATGTTCCtgaatttcaatttcaaatccATATGGCTGAAAACTGCATCGAAGTAGCCAAAAAAGTAATTCAGTTATCTTATGACATGATTACGCAAAATCTCTTGAGTGGTAGCTATTGGTTTTCCATTCAtacaatatttttcagtGTTGCATGCCTCAAATTTTATGTCTACCAAACCGAAAGGGGTTTAATAAGAAATGGTAAGGTTGATTCAGACATATATAATGCCACCCAGCTGGGTAGTGAAATACTATCGCTTTTGAGAGGAGCCTCGAATGCAAGTAAACgtacttttgaagttttgaACCAATTATTTAAAGAATTCAATGAAAAGACTGCCGTTTTATCTGAGCAACTTTCAAACATGGTCAAATTACAACGACAAGAAAGTAGTGGGACCTTAACATCCCAATTGCAACCCAACAATAGTTTTACAAAATGCCAAGGAGAGTTACAGCATAGGCAGCAGCTGCAGCAACATCAATCTCCCGTCACGAGTCTTCGTTCGATTCTAAACCTCCCACAAGGGGAAACTCATCTGAATTTTCAGCGTTCTAACAGTGAAGCTCATACGGCAAGCACTGCACAAGAAGAATACTTGGATAGACTTTTAGCAGAATTTGAAGAGTTTGACTACTCCATCAATAGAGCGTTACCTGATGTCATAGATTTTTCCGCACTAATTGGTCAAGAATATGTTGCCAGCAATCAAGCATTCGCATCGGGATATGGATCTGATCCAACAGCCAGCTGA